The window tcttccctcccaccacccctccccccaaacaccaccaccacgtACACAACCATGACGCCccccgccatcatcgccccGTCCATCCTCAGCGCCGACTTCGGCAACCTCGGCCATGAATGCTCCCggaagatggaagagggCTCAGACTGGCTCCACGTCGACATCATGGACGGCCACTTCGTGCCGAACATGACCATCGGCTCGCCCGTTGTTACCAAGATCCGGGGCTACGTCGACCGCCCACTCACGCCCAACGGCCGTGGCACCTTCGACTGCCACATGATGATCATGGAGGTTCGTGAAACCAACCCCCGCGGCATTCCGCGCGAATCCGCCGAATAACCCCCCGGGGTTGAATGTTCATTGACTGACCGGTGAATTGCATCCGCTACAGCCTCATAAATGGGTCCGGGAGTTCGCCAAGTCCGGCTGCGACTTGTACTGCTTCCACTACGAGGCGGCTGTCTCTTCCGTCGCCGCGACCGATCCCACCGACACAACCACGAAGACGCGCACCAGCCCCCGCGCGCTGATCCGCTACATCCACGAGGAGGGCATGCAAGCCGGCATTGCCATTAAGCCCGACACACCCGTCGACGTGCTGTGGGATATTCTCGACGCAGAAGACCCTCTAGAGCGGCCCGATGTGAGTAATCTTGCTTTTCCTGTCTTTtgcccttcttttctttccgaAACTCAATTGCCGATACCGAAACTAACCattggtttttttttctgccccACAGATGGCCCTCGTCATGACCGTCCACCCCGGTTTCGGCGGCCAGAAATTCATGGCCTCCGAGCTGCCCAAGGTGACAGCGCTCCGCGAGCGGTATCCCGACTTGAATATCGAGGTCGATGGCGGGTTAGGCTTGGGTACGATCGACCAGGCTGCCGATGCTGGGGCCAATGTGATCGTTGCGGGCTCAGCGATCTTTGGCGCGACGGACCCCGCCGATGTGATTGCGAAAATGCGCGAGGCCGTGCAGTCACGACGCTCATAATTAAAGTCTATCAACCCCAAAAGAGACGCGTTCTggtgttttttctttctttctttcttatttTCTCGTCGCACATGAAGCACAGGTGAATCGGGTTACATTCTGCTATAGCCTTGGGAAGGGGAGTTTGGTGGTTTTTGTGGTTTGTTCTATGCTATTTCTC of the Penicillium psychrofluorescens genome assembly, chromosome: 1 genome contains:
- a CDS encoding uncharacterized protein (ID:PFLUO_001351-T1.cds;~source:funannotate), whose translation is MTPPAIIAPSILSADFGNLGHECSRKMEEGSDWLHVDIMDGHFVPNMTIGSPVVTKIRGYVDRPLTPNGRGTFDCHMMIMEPHKWVREFAKSGCDLYCFHYEAAVSSVAATDPTDTTTKTRTSPRALIRYIHEEGMQAGIAIKPDTPVDVLWDILDAEDPLERPDMALVMTVHPGFGGQKFMASELPKVTALRERYPDLNIEVDGGLGLGTIDQAADAGANVIVAGSAIFGATDPADVIAKMREAVQSRRS